In one Niallia taxi genomic region, the following are encoded:
- a CDS encoding glutamate-5-semialdehyde dehydrogenase, with translation MGEVQAKGKLAQDASRQLWKLTTEDKNNALALIADQLLSDQAAIIEQNKLDLVNGEKAGLSASVLDRIMLNEKRIADMAMAIRQLIELQDPIGATLEEIKKDNGLLILKKTVPIGVMGMIYEARPNVTIDAATLSIKTGNAIILRGSSSAASSNMALVRSIHEALKKSALPVDAVQLIEDTSRETAKELFHLTEYLDVLIPRGGKNLIDTVVKEASVPVIETGAGNCHLFIDESADKEMALNISLNGKTQRPSVCNALETILIHKNWYEKFGQELLQALTAHGVEIYGDETVTADFASCHAATEEDWSTEYSALKISVKVVEDINEAITHINKYGTRHSEAILTEVTENAEAFLLSVDAAAVYHNASTRFTDGFEFGYGAEIGISTQKLHARGPMGLNALTSSKYYIYGNGQIRK, from the coding sequence GTGGGAGAGGTTCAAGCGAAAGGTAAATTGGCACAAGACGCAAGCAGACAATTATGGAAATTGACGACAGAGGATAAAAATAACGCATTAGCACTCATCGCAGACCAGCTACTTTCAGATCAAGCCGCTATTATTGAACAAAATAAACTAGACTTAGTTAATGGAGAAAAGGCGGGCTTATCCGCTTCTGTTTTAGACAGAATCATGCTCAATGAAAAAAGAATCGCAGACATGGCAATGGCAATAAGACAGCTGATTGAACTTCAAGACCCAATTGGTGCCACATTAGAAGAAATCAAAAAAGACAATGGCCTGCTAATCTTAAAAAAGACCGTGCCAATCGGCGTGATGGGCATGATTTATGAGGCACGACCAAATGTGACAATCGATGCGGCCACATTATCCATTAAGACAGGCAATGCCATTATTCTTAGAGGAAGCTCATCTGCGGCAAGCTCCAATATGGCTCTTGTGCGTTCCATTCATGAAGCATTAAAAAAATCAGCTCTACCTGTTGATGCAGTTCAGCTGATTGAGGATACAAGCAGAGAAACGGCAAAAGAGCTATTTCACTTAACAGAGTATTTGGACGTTCTTATCCCAAGAGGCGGCAAAAACTTGATTGATACTGTTGTCAAAGAAGCTTCTGTACCAGTAATTGAGACAGGTGCTGGCAACTGCCACTTATTTATAGATGAAAGTGCTGATAAAGAAATGGCACTTAATATAAGTCTTAATGGTAAAACACAGCGCCCATCTGTCTGCAATGCACTGGAAACAATCTTAATTCATAAAAATTGGTATGAGAAATTTGGGCAGGAGCTCCTGCAGGCATTAACAGCGCATGGAGTGGAAATATACGGAGACGAAACAGTCACAGCTGATTTTGCCTCATGTCATGCTGCAACAGAAGAGGATTGGTCCACAGAATACTCTGCCTTAAAGATTAGTGTTAAAGTCGTAGAAGATATAAACGAAGCAATTACACATATAAATAAGTATGGCACAAGACACTCAGAAGCAATTCTTACAGAGGTAACAGAAAATGCAGAAGCATTTTTATTGAGTGTCGATGCTGCCGCTGTTTACCATAATGCGAGCACCCGTTTCACTGACGGCTTTGAGTTCGGCTATGGTGCCGAAATCGGCATAAGCACCCAAAAGCTGCATGCACGGGGACCGATGGGGTTAAATGCTCTGACATCGTCCAAATACTATATTTATGGAAATGGACAAATCAGAAAGTAA
- a CDS encoding DUF3885 domain-containing protein has product MRLINYLQERFPAVELLPSIYYQWDIGIHFTLGNNIYQFTDDDKLNRKRFELVYKQISLIFDELFDENDDLFLVTNVYKHKAYEKRTKKLKVYKQFLKKKSLLHKIQVQTSAYPFEIEEANEFEMQQFSLLCKRGDVRVKELLKAVSNEDFPLHPKLGGYAAGYPDVFFVNITKDIIFFVYDDRGCEVIALDEERIRPLSEKYYEWIEETK; this is encoded by the coding sequence ATGAGGTTAATCAATTATTTACAGGAAAGATTTCCTGCTGTCGAATTGCTTCCAAGTATTTATTATCAATGGGATATTGGAATCCACTTTACGCTTGGGAATAATATTTATCAATTTACAGATGATGATAAACTTAATCGCAAGAGATTTGAGCTAGTATATAAACAAATTTCTCTTATTTTTGATGAACTGTTTGACGAAAACGATGACTTATTCCTTGTCACAAATGTTTATAAACATAAAGCATATGAGAAAAGAACAAAAAAATTAAAGGTATATAAGCAATTTCTAAAAAAGAAATCTCTTTTACATAAAATTCAAGTTCAGACTTCTGCTTATCCTTTTGAAATTGAGGAAGCAAACGAATTCGAAATGCAACAGTTTTCCTTATTGTGCAAGCGTGGAGATGTACGAGTGAAGGAATTACTGAAAGCAGTCAGCAATGAAGATTTTCCGTTACATCCAAAATTGGGAGGGTATGCCGCTGGATATCCAGATGTATTTTTTGTGAACATCACTAAGGACATTATATTCTTTGTGTATGATGACCGGGGCTGTGAAGTAATCGCATTGGATGAGGAGCGAATTCGCCCGCTTTCTGAAAAATATTATGAGTGGATAGAAGAAACAAAATGA
- the proB gene encoding glutamate 5-kinase, whose protein sequence is MDRKRIVIKIGSSSLTNSKGEIDQDKLKDHVASIAALKEKGKEVVLVSSGAVAAGFKQLGYPSRPVTLKGKQAAAAVGQGLLIQSYTERFREYGIVPAQILLTRNDFSKKERYRNAYSTLSELLERGILPIINENDTVSVEELTFGDNDMLSALVSGLIHAEQLIILTDINGLYDSNPNENPDAKRYDFIEKITAEFLEGAKGSGSKVGTGGMKSKLIAAETALSLGVPVFIGNGSGADKLISILEGKGDGTYIGSDGLSAITSNRQWIALHSTVEGKVFVDEGAELALLQKGSSLLPAGIYKIEGIFEKGNVVEVFGTSGLIGKGEVQYGSNELNELLEVKGRKQAGEQLQEVIHRNSWVKI, encoded by the coding sequence GTGGACAGAAAAAGGATCGTAATAAAAATCGGCAGCAGCTCGCTGACAAATTCAAAAGGGGAAATCGATCAGGATAAATTAAAGGATCATGTAGCAAGCATTGCAGCCTTAAAGGAAAAGGGGAAAGAAGTTGTGCTCGTTTCTTCTGGTGCTGTTGCAGCAGGCTTCAAGCAGCTTGGCTACCCGTCCCGCCCTGTCACATTAAAAGGCAAACAGGCAGCAGCAGCAGTTGGGCAGGGGCTCCTTATTCAAAGCTATACAGAGCGTTTTCGAGAATATGGCATAGTACCAGCTCAAATACTGTTAACAAGAAATGACTTCAGTAAAAAGGAACGATATCGGAACGCTTATTCCACATTATCTGAGCTTTTGGAACGAGGAATTCTCCCAATCATCAATGAAAATGACACAGTATCAGTCGAAGAGCTGACATTTGGTGACAATGATATGCTGTCTGCATTAGTTAGCGGTCTTATACATGCAGAACAATTGATTATCCTTACAGATATTAATGGGTTATATGACAGCAATCCAAATGAAAATCCAGATGCGAAGCGCTATGATTTTATTGAAAAAATAACAGCTGAATTTCTTGAAGGTGCGAAAGGGAGCGGCTCAAAGGTAGGAACAGGCGGTATGAAGTCGAAGCTGATTGCTGCAGAAACTGCGTTAAGCCTTGGTGTGCCAGTATTTATCGGTAACGGCAGCGGCGCAGATAAGCTCATCTCCATTTTAGAAGGAAAAGGGGACGGTACTTATATCGGCTCAGATGGGTTAAGTGCGATAACAAGCAATAGACAGTGGATTGCCCTGCATTCAACGGTTGAAGGTAAAGTGTTTGTCGATGAAGGGGCAGAGCTTGCCTTACTGCAAAAAGGCAGCAGCCTGCTTCCCGCTGGAATTTATAAAATTGAAGGAATTTTCGAAAAAGGAAATGTTGTTGAGGTTTTTGGGACATCAGGCCTTATCGGGAAAGGTGAGGTTCAATATGGCTCCAATGAGCTTAATGAACTTCTCGAAGTGAAAGGAAGAAAGCAAGCAGGCGAACAGCTGCAGGAAGTGATTCATCGCAATAGCTGGGTGAAAATATAA
- a CDS encoding Lrp/AsnC family transcriptional regulator, producing MDKVDVQLLKLLQEDGRITVSDLSKQLSLSRPSVSERLLRLQERGIILEFSARVSPAKLGRETLLFIQISELKEEPHAFEEFIKHEQDILECHRVTGPISYTIKAAVSGIDGMRQLVDRLIPFGTINTSVVLGSPVPFRHLMPKDEE from the coding sequence ATGGATAAGGTAGATGTGCAATTATTAAAATTACTGCAGGAGGATGGAAGAATAACGGTGAGTGACCTGTCCAAGCAGCTTTCCTTAAGTCGGCCAAGTGTATCAGAACGACTGCTGCGGCTGCAAGAAAGAGGAATTATTCTTGAATTTAGCGCACGGGTTTCCCCTGCAAAGCTAGGCAGAGAAACACTTCTGTTTATTCAAATAAGTGAATTGAAAGAAGAACCGCATGCATTTGAGGAATTCATTAAACATGAGCAGGATATTTTGGAATGTCACCGTGTAACAGGACCTATCAGCTATACGATAAAGGCTGCCGTTTCCGGAATTGACGGAATGCGGCAATTAGTCGACAGGTTAATTCCCTTTGGAACAATCAATACTTCTGTTGTGCTTGGATCGCCTGTACCATTCAGGCACCTAATGCCAAAGGATGAGGAATAA
- a CDS encoding YitT family protein, which produces MFCLKKILIMIVGCFFTSLGLYVLKSASLVTGGTAGLSLSASYLFPISFGVLFTIINIPFYILSYKKMGKEFTISTILAVTTVTVLSSIITAYFPPLAFHPLVGSIVGGVIIGAGVVVLFMNGSSLGGAQILSITLQKQFNWNMGKTNFIFDTIVILIGMYSIGVLRGFYSILSVLIVSTMLSRFKEQIAKRNTKPVKVTRKEPILETSSM; this is translated from the coding sequence GTGTTTTGTTTGAAAAAAATATTAATCATGATTGTCGGCTGCTTTTTCACCTCTTTAGGCCTGTATGTGCTAAAAAGTGCATCTCTTGTTACTGGCGGCACGGCCGGTTTAAGCTTAAGCGCATCCTATTTATTTCCGATTTCGTTCGGTGTGTTGTTTACGATAATTAATATCCCATTTTATATTTTGTCTTATAAAAAAATGGGGAAAGAGTTCACGATATCTACAATACTGGCAGTTACAACTGTTACCGTTCTTTCATCCATTATAACGGCGTATTTTCCACCACTTGCTTTTCATCCCCTCGTTGGATCCATTGTTGGTGGAGTCATTATCGGAGCTGGTGTAGTAGTACTGTTTATGAATGGTTCGTCACTAGGAGGTGCCCAAATCCTGTCGATTACCCTGCAAAAACAGTTCAACTGGAATATGGGGAAAACGAATTTTATATTTGATACGATCGTAATTCTTATCGGTATGTATAGTATTGGAGTGCTAAGAGGCTTCTATAGTATTTTGTCTGTGTTAATTGTTTCTACAATGCTTAGCCGTTTTAAAGAACAAATTGCGAAACGAAATACGAAACCAGTTAAAGTAACAAGAAAAGAACCGATTTTAGAAACAAGCTCCATGTGA
- the clpP gene encoding ATP-dependent Clp endopeptidase proteolytic subunit ClpP: MSAIPYVIEQSSGGERSYDIYSRLLKDRIIMLGEEINDHVANNIVAQLLFLTADDPDKDISIYINCPGGSTTAGFAIFDTMQYIKPDVRTICTGMAASFGALLLLAGTKGKRYALPNSEIMIHQPLGGARGQATEIEITAKRILKLREQINHIMAERTGQSVEKIAVDTDRDYFMSAEEAKDYGIIDEIILPK, from the coding sequence ATGAGTGCTATTCCATATGTAATTGAACAATCGAGCGGGGGAGAACGTTCCTACGATATTTATTCAAGGCTATTAAAGGATCGGATTATCATGCTTGGTGAAGAAATTAATGATCATGTTGCCAACAATATTGTTGCACAGCTATTATTTTTAACGGCAGACGACCCTGATAAAGATATTTCCATCTATATAAATTGTCCAGGTGGCTCTACAACCGCTGGATTCGCCATATTTGATACGATGCAGTATATAAAGCCTGATGTGCGCACGATATGCACGGGCATGGCAGCATCCTTTGGGGCATTGCTGCTGCTTGCAGGCACGAAAGGCAAAAGGTATGCATTGCCAAACAGTGAAATTATGATTCATCAACCACTTGGCGGTGCAAGAGGGCAAGCGACGGAAATTGAAATTACCGCGAAACGAATTCTCAAGCTGCGTGAACAAATCAACCATATTATGGCGGAAAGGACAGGGCAATCTGTCGAAAAAATTGCTGTTGACACAGATAGGGATTATTTCATGTCTGCAGAAGAAGCAAAAGACTACGGAATTATTGATGAGATTATTCTTCCGAAATAA
- a CDS encoding HAD family hydrolase: MVKAILFDLDDTLLWDKRSVKEAFEKTCKLAEDKYGISAASFEEAVRKEAQTLYQAYETYAFTQMIGINPFEGLWGEFADQHESFQKMKAIVPIYRKDAWTNGLLALGIDDKPFGEYLAEKFPAFRKESPFVYEETFALLDELKGKYKLLLLTNGSPGLQNTKLTITPEIAPYFDEIVISGDFGKGKPDPAIFEHAVSLLGLSVEDCIMVGDNLMTDILGASRVGMKSVWINREGKTPENVQPTYEINDLLELIPLLKEIS; encoded by the coding sequence ATAGTGAAAGCGATATTGTTTGATTTAGATGATACACTCCTTTGGGATAAACGAAGTGTCAAGGAAGCATTTGAAAAAACATGCAAGCTTGCTGAAGACAAATACGGAATTTCTGCAGCAAGCTTTGAAGAAGCTGTCAGAAAGGAAGCGCAAACCTTATATCAAGCATATGAAACATATGCTTTTACACAAATGATCGGGATTAACCCATTTGAAGGTCTGTGGGGGGAGTTCGCTGATCAGCATGAGTCGTTCCAAAAAATGAAGGCAATTGTTCCGATATACCGCAAAGATGCTTGGACAAACGGCCTTTTGGCATTGGGAATTGATGATAAGCCGTTCGGTGAATATTTAGCAGAGAAATTTCCGGCATTCCGAAAAGAATCTCCTTTTGTGTATGAGGAGACATTCGCGCTTTTGGATGAATTAAAAGGGAAGTACAAGCTTCTTCTCCTTACAAATGGTTCACCAGGCTTGCAAAATACGAAATTGACAATAACACCAGAAATTGCTCCATATTTTGACGAAATTGTTATCTCAGGAGATTTCGGTAAAGGGAAACCAGATCCTGCTATTTTTGAACATGCCGTTTCCTTGCTTGGTTTAAGTGTGGAAGACTGTATAATGGTCGGGGATAATCTAATGACAGATATTCTTGGAGCATCAAGAGTTGGGATGAAGTCAGTCTGGATTAACAGAGAAGGTAAAACACCTGAAAATGTGCAGCCGACATATGAAATCAACGATTTGCTTGAACTGATTCCGCTATTGAAGGAAATCAGCTAA
- a CDS encoding sigma factor-like helix-turn-helix DNA-binding protein has translation MSNQPLGNANSLHKHYESLSKYCQYLSMTKWEKEDIIHDTFLKAMESYRDSEITAALLKKMVHNRWVDTLRKSKQEKAHLSAAEDVQTDRACDWMIVAEHLAESLTKKQAAVFLLVEGFGYRIKEAAEALKMTETGIKAMLFRARNQLHKQHNDTKDTSGISDASRLYYQTLKQQNPTLLINEILSVQVLYPANVKTKQKRQSAEPILQLAA, from the coding sequence TTGAGCAATCAGCCGTTGGGAAATGCCAACAGTCTTCATAAGCATTACGAAAGCTTGAGTAAATACTGTCAATATCTCTCAATGACTAAATGGGAAAAGGAAGATATCATTCACGACACCTTTTTAAAGGCAATGGAATCATATCGAGACAGTGAAATAACGGCAGCACTATTAAAGAAAATGGTTCATAACCGCTGGGTTGATACACTTCGTAAAAGCAAGCAGGAAAAAGCACACCTGTCTGCAGCAGAGGATGTGCAGACTGATCGTGCTTGTGATTGGATGATTGTAGCAGAGCATTTGGCAGAATCACTGACAAAAAAGCAAGCAGCTGTTTTCTTGTTGGTTGAAGGCTTTGGGTATCGTATCAAAGAAGCGGCTGAAGCATTGAAAATGACGGAAACAGGAATAAAGGCAATGCTGTTTAGAGCAAGAAACCAACTGCATAAACAGCATAACGATACAAAAGACACTTCAGGCATAAGTGATGCAAGCAGACTATACTATCAAACGCTAAAACAGCAAAATCCAACACTGCTGATAAACGAAATTCTGTCTGTGCAAGTCCTTTATCCAGCTAATGTAAAAACAAAGCAAAAACGGCAAAGCGCGGAACCAATTTTGCAGCTGGCAGCATAA
- a CDS encoding YitT family protein: MGKKHKKEAKVHFIIRYIMLMIGASLAAVAIELFLVPNTIIDGGIIGISLIINYMTDFSFGILVLIINIPFLFAGYKYIGKNFCISSLFAIIMLAVVESSLHHVEPFTRQPLLATVFGGLLLGAGVGLVIRNSGALDGTEILGILLSKKIPFSVGEFVMFLNVFVFTWAGFVLEWEQAMFSILTYYIASKAIDAVMQGFDDTKAAMVITNEYEEIAEALSDRLGRGVTKLKGKGGYLDQEKEVLYVVFTRLEIAKFKSIVLEIDPNAFITIMDTQEAHGGKFKHAIH, translated from the coding sequence ATGGGAAAAAAGCATAAAAAGGAAGCCAAAGTCCATTTTATTATCCGCTACATTATGCTGATGATTGGCGCAAGTCTCGCTGCTGTTGCCATAGAATTATTCCTTGTGCCAAATACAATCATAGATGGAGGCATTATTGGCATTTCCTTGATTATTAACTATATGACCGATTTTAGTTTTGGAATTTTGGTGCTGATTATTAACATCCCTTTTTTGTTTGCAGGCTATAAATACATCGGTAAGAATTTTTGCATCTCCTCATTGTTTGCGATTATCATGCTTGCTGTTGTTGAATCATCCTTGCACCATGTTGAACCATTTACAAGGCAGCCTCTTCTTGCGACTGTTTTTGGAGGTTTGCTGCTTGGTGCAGGAGTTGGACTTGTTATCCGCAATTCAGGTGCCTTGGATGGAACAGAAATACTTGGCATTCTGTTGTCAAAAAAAATCCCCTTTTCCGTCGGGGAATTCGTCATGTTTCTAAATGTCTTTGTGTTCACATGGGCAGGATTTGTACTGGAATGGGAACAGGCCATGTTCTCGATTCTCACCTACTATATCGCAAGCAAAGCAATTGATGCTGTCATGCAGGGTTTTGATGATACAAAAGCAGCCATGGTTATCACAAACGAATACGAAGAAATCGCCGAAGCTCTGTCAGACCGCCTTGGCAGAGGTGTCACCAAACTAAAAGGCAAAGGCGGCTATCTTGATCAGGAAAAAGAAGTGCTTTATGTCGTGTTCACCCGGCTCGAAATTGCCAAGTTCAAAAGCATCGTGTTGGAAATTGATCCAAATGCTTTTATTACGATAATGGATACACAAGAGGCGCATGGCGGGAAATTTAAGCATGCGATTCATTGA
- a CDS encoding PadR family transcriptional regulator, producing MFNRELVKGSTSLILLQLLAEKEMYGYELVKEMESRSDYSLQVKEGTLYPALHKLEKQEYVESFWKDSEKGPARKYYRITATGLEILEQKTKEWKSFVQTIDKVIGRKGI from the coding sequence ATGTTTAATCGGGAGCTTGTTAAAGGAAGCACTTCTTTAATTCTTTTGCAGCTATTAGCCGAGAAAGAAATGTATGGCTATGAACTGGTGAAGGAGATGGAAAGCCGCAGTGACTATTCTCTGCAGGTGAAGGAAGGTACATTATATCCAGCACTACATAAATTAGAAAAGCAAGAATATGTGGAATCATTTTGGAAGGATTCTGAAAAAGGTCCTGCACGTAAATATTATCGTATAACCGCAACAGGTCTTGAGATTCTTGAGCAAAAAACAAAGGAATGGAAAAGCTTTGTCCAAACGATAGATAAGGTGATCGGGAGAAAAGGGATATGA
- a CDS encoding AEC family transporter: MQFVTVLLPIFFIFAVGFVGEKVLHINTKAITTMTVYLMTPLLSFSVFYETTFDMDYLMMAIYALALVFGIIGIIYIVAIIRGYDVKKTCGMILSSAFMNNGNYGTPLVLFAFGQPALHYAVILMVIQQLIMATIGVYYAAKGSADGEAANETWKKVLKVPIMYGAMLGMLFHFLHIPLSNTMLDAIKMVGDAAIPTVMLVLGMTLAKISVKKIQVKPLSFALTLRLIISPLIAWGMTFILPVDDMLKQVMIVLAAMPSAANTTMYALQYGTEPDFVSTATLFSTLASIITLPIVLFIV; encoded by the coding sequence ATGCAGTTTGTTACGGTACTATTACCGATATTCTTTATATTTGCTGTCGGATTTGTAGGCGAGAAAGTTCTTCATATTAATACGAAGGCAATAACGACGATGACCGTTTACTTAATGACACCATTGTTATCCTTTAGTGTTTTCTATGAAACTACTTTTGACATGGACTATTTAATGATGGCAATATATGCGTTAGCCCTTGTATTCGGCATTATTGGAATCATTTATATTGTGGCTATCATTAGAGGGTATGATGTCAAGAAAACATGCGGAATGATTCTGTCATCTGCCTTTATGAATAATGGCAACTACGGCACACCACTTGTTTTGTTTGCATTCGGACAGCCCGCTCTTCATTATGCGGTCATCCTGATGGTCATCCAACAGCTGATAATGGCAACAATAGGTGTCTATTATGCAGCAAAAGGATCTGCAGACGGTGAAGCAGCAAACGAAACATGGAAGAAGGTTTTGAAGGTTCCCATCATGTATGGTGCCATGCTAGGGATGCTCTTTCACTTTTTGCATATCCCATTGTCCAACACGATGCTTGATGCTATCAAGATGGTAGGAGACGCTGCCATACCGACAGTCATGCTCGTTTTAGGAATGACATTAGCCAAAATATCCGTCAAAAAAATCCAAGTAAAACCATTATCCTTTGCGTTAACCTTAAGACTTATCATCTCCCCGCTCATCGCCTGGGGGATGACCTTCATACTGCCTGTCGATGATATGCTGAAACAAGTAATGATCGTACTTGCAGCAATGCCATCTGCCGCCAACACAACAATGTATGCCCTGCAATACGGAACAGAGCCAGACTTTGTTTCCACCGCCACGCTATTTAGTACATTAGCGAGTATCATTACATTGCCGATTGTGTTGTTTATTGTGTGA
- a CDS encoding class I SAM-dependent rRNA methyltransferase, giving the protein MMTGKQVTIEEAFEKSIRNGSPLLYKDSLSGIKGLNEGQIIDVKNKAGKFIGRGYYAIQNKGIGWLLTTNQQEAIDFAFFAKKIKAANDKRAALYHDNETTAFRLFNGEGDGIGGFTVDRYDQFLLIQWYSKGIYEYKEWIIKALESHVDFKGIYEKKRFDTNGTYVEGDDFAYGEEGQFPIMVQENGMKFAVDLNEGAMTGIFLDQREVRKTIRDKYAKGMDVLNTFSYTGAFSVAAAAGGSKTTTSVDLANRSRAKTTMNFEYNDIELANQKIVVEDVFHYFKYAVKKQLEFDMVILDPPSFARSKKHTFSAAKDYSKLLKEAISITKQSGVIVASTNCSTFDMKKFKQFIHEAFNKQKDNYEILEEFGLPEDFANIHHLKESNYLKVVFIKKT; this is encoded by the coding sequence ATGATGACAGGTAAGCAAGTTACTATAGAGGAAGCATTTGAGAAAAGTATTCGAAACGGCAGTCCACTGCTGTATAAAGATTCCCTTTCAGGAATTAAGGGATTAAATGAAGGTCAAATCATTGATGTGAAAAATAAAGCTGGAAAATTTATCGGCAGAGGATATTATGCCATTCAAAATAAAGGGATTGGCTGGCTATTGACGACAAATCAGCAGGAAGCGATTGATTTTGCCTTTTTTGCTAAAAAAATAAAAGCAGCAAACGACAAAAGAGCAGCATTATATCATGATAATGAAACGACTGCATTTCGCCTCTTTAATGGGGAAGGAGATGGGATCGGTGGCTTTACTGTAGATAGATATGATCAATTTTTGTTAATTCAATGGTACAGTAAAGGAATTTACGAATACAAAGAGTGGATTATCAAGGCTTTGGAAAGTCATGTAGACTTTAAAGGGATTTATGAAAAGAAGCGGTTTGATACGAATGGTACATATGTAGAGGGTGACGATTTTGCATATGGAGAAGAAGGGCAATTTCCAATAATGGTGCAGGAAAACGGCATGAAATTTGCCGTAGACCTTAATGAAGGGGCCATGACTGGAATATTTCTTGACCAGCGTGAGGTGCGAAAAACAATTCGCGACAAGTATGCAAAGGGGATGGACGTGCTGAATACCTTCTCCTATACTGGGGCATTCTCTGTGGCAGCTGCAGCTGGTGGCAGCAAAACCACGACTAGTGTAGATTTGGCAAACAGAAGCAGGGCGAAAACTACGATGAACTTTGAATATAATGACATCGAGCTGGCAAATCAGAAGATAGTTGTCGAGGATGTTTTCCACTACTTTAAATATGCGGTGAAAAAGCAGCTAGAGTTTGATATGGTCATACTTGATCCACCAAGCTTTGCGCGCAGTAAAAAGCATACCTTCAGTGCTGCTAAGGACTATTCAAAGCTGTTAAAAGAGGCAATCAGTATCACGAAGCAATCAGGGGTTATTGTTGCATCAACAAACTGCAGCACGTTCGATATGAAGAAATTCAAACAATTTATTCATGAGGCATTTAACAAACAAAAGGACAACTACGAAATTCTAGAGGAGTTTGGCCTGCCAGAGGACTTCGCTAACATCCATCATTTAAAGGAAAGTAATTATTTAAAAGTCGTTTTTATAAAAAAAACGTAA
- a CDS encoding DUF1700 domain-containing protein: protein MISSKQEYLDILRTCLKNHDRVEDILLEYEQHLTDLLNEVCDCPCMTEKEAMHVVIERLGTPAKMAALYEEELTVTPARTKWIFFFGNFFFFAAGIILTVFYHSLSSPTVKQLWFFLTSIPFFLIFLYLFYWLLLGYEVGKEFGLGGKKLLKRTFYIALAPNLFLMVMVVFRIIPASVFAPLLTGEFTVICIISTILLYPISILGFRYGTTKSI from the coding sequence ATGATTTCTAGTAAACAAGAGTATTTGGATATCCTCCGCACTTGTTTAAAAAATCACGATCGAGTGGAGGATATTTTGCTTGAATATGAACAGCATCTGACCGATTTGTTAAATGAGGTATGCGATTGTCCGTGTATGACTGAAAAAGAAGCAATGCATGTAGTTATAGAAAGGCTTGGCACACCAGCGAAAATGGCGGCACTGTACGAGGAAGAGCTGACAGTTACACCCGCTAGGACGAAGTGGATTTTCTTTTTCGGTAACTTTTTCTTTTTTGCTGCAGGAATAATCTTAACCGTTTTTTATCACTCTTTATCAAGCCCTACAGTTAAGCAACTATGGTTTTTTCTAACAAGCATTCCGTTTTTTCTGATTTTTCTGTACCTGTTTTATTGGCTGTTGCTTGGGTATGAAGTTGGAAAGGAATTTGGACTTGGCGGCAAAAAACTGCTGAAAAGAACCTTTTACATCGCACTTGCACCAAATCTGTTCTTAATGGTAATGGTCGTTTTTCGAATTATACCTGCGTCCGTTTTTGCACCATTGTTAACAGGCGAGTTTACGGTAATTTGCATCATAAGCACGATTCTTTTATATCCGATTTCGATATTGGGTTTCCGGTATGGCACAACTAAATCGATTTGA